The DNA region TAAAAAAGAACCTTGGAAATCGTTAGGGCAGGGCTCCACTGTTCCTTTAAGATATCGAGGCAGATACTGCCATTGCTGTTTATGTTTGGATGGAAAACCTTTGTCCTGAAAGCAACCTGCAATATGCCACCATGCAAGGAAAGAAGACGAACACAGAATGGAATGATAAAACAACTGGGAGAAATACTACACTACTAATAAGCATGTAAGAACTGAGTATCGGTTCCTAAGACTGCCGGAAATTTCACTTGGGGTCAATGGCACGGAGACTAATAAACAAATGACGTCTTGAATCAATGATGTGATATGAGAAAAGTAGACTCATTTAGAAAAGATAGAGATGACAAGACCGTCTTGAATCAATGATGTGATTTGAGAAAAGTAGACTCATTTAGAAAATATAGAGATGACAAGACCGCATGATTCAATTTCGAAGCAACAATTTCGCTAATGACTTTTTTCCTTATTGCTGTATCCAATGGGTTAAGAATTGACACATcaaaagagaataaaatgacTTAAATGTGTTATGATGGCCTTTAGAAGGAGCTGCAAGAGGCTTTCATGGACAAGTATATAAGGGCAAATCGAGATAATCTAGTACAGATCAGATTATGCTTCGAAGTAAATTAAATTGAACGTCAATACATTTGATCTGCCTTGTGCAGATATAGATTAAAGAACCTTTGCACAAATGGCCTTTTCTTAACCTACAATTAGTTGAAATAAATTGACACCCAAAAAACttttctaataataaaattattcagtTCATATTTGGGATAGTTAAGACATCTATGTCTTCTAACATGAGAAAAAACTGAAGCAAAAGAAGCACCTTAGGTGGCTTAAATGGATAATCTGGTGGGAAATGAATGTTAACCAAGAAAACTCCACCGGAATAAGGGCTTTCTGCGGGACCCATTATTGTTGCTTGCCAGTGAAACATATCTTCAGCAACAGGACCTGTAAGAAACATAACATAGCAAATGGAGGAACTTAATAGAATTAAAACCTTCCAATTTATCAATGTGAAAGTTAAGAGTAACACTCTGTTAAATTCAAAAGGTTAGTCAGATAAAACAGGCAGGTTGATGAATGAGCAAAACCATAAGACACTGGCAACTTATAGTGTATCTGCATCATTACTATTTACTAGAGCTAGTACTTCATGTCTTATTTTCACACTTGTTGTATTCTTCATCAAATCAACTACTTTTACTTCTGATTATTCTAGGTTATCCATTTGTCTCTTTCTTGTATCAATTCCAATTCTAGTCCGACGAATCGTATGGGCACTTACAACTTCAACAGGACAAACTGAACAAACACTTCCATAAACTTGAGCTAACAAACCCCAAATCTACCAAAGTGCATAGAACCAACAATCAAGTCATTTGGAAAACATGGACACAAATTATGATTGTGGAGGGACAACAGTTTACTCAACATAAATCAATCATTCATCAAATGTCTAAATAACAAAAGCATCTAAGTTGACGGTTAATTCTCTTGTGTGGTTTCTAGGAGAACAGGGTTAGAAGTAGTATTAGTAATGATCTGACCTATTGCAGTAAGTTACAAGACAAATTGAAAATTTAGCCAACAAATTGATGAGGATGACAGTTAAAGTAAACAAATGATGCATAAACATGTACAAACAATATATGTCTAAAGAGGAAACATACTAGCTACGGAGAAAGAATTAAGAAGTTAACATGAATCAGAAAGATGAACTGTCAAGACTTAAAGGTAGTAGATACCTGCGCTGCAAGAAGTTGGTGGATCCTTTTGAAGATCCTTGAGTTCCTTCAAGATCCGTTTGGAAGCCATGAATCTTCTTCCGTTTCAACAGACCGGTCACCTAGATCGAGGCCAATCAACTTTTGACATACAGATTAATCTCATATGAACGAATACTTTTGCATAATAAACGGagatatacatacatacatatatatacatatatacatatagatatatagagagagagagaagagagaggtTTGTAGCACCTTCAGAGTGCAGTACTGTGCAGAGAACCTGAAACTGGAAATTGGAGAGAAACGAGAGAAGACTTAATTGAAGATGGCGGCCTCAATCCAAACGAGTACCCAAACTTATGCAATATGTAAATATTAACCCTTCAACTTTATTTTACTATAAGATAAATCTTAAACTTGTGAAAATCTCATGGGAATTGGGAATCCTAGTTTGAGATAAATTTCTTTTGAAATGATGATTATGATATTGTGacttttgtatatatatatttagtatacatatgtttttttattattcaaattataaagtaatttttttaatataataagctaaattatatattaaatatcattCTTACTCCAActtaacatattttacaatcttttaattttcaggaaattttgtttattaaaaagaaattattttttattaatttaaataaggaggtatatatcaaaaataaattgcCGAATAATGTCAATAGAACAAATCGTTTTTACAAGATATTCTGAGCgacaataaattttatcatcGACCGATGATTGATAAGCAATACCGAAAAATGTCATGTCAATTGATATATGATCATTTACATATATAGTCAAAAAAGTGAAAAACCCGTAAAAATAATGGGAGGATACTTATAAGAGGGTCTCTAACTGAAAGTTCTTATTCGAGGACTCtttattggaaaaataaataaaataacttcaGATTCAATAACTTCATTTCTTTTGTTGCTAAAAATAGGACAGACACGAACTCGAGAAAGCATCACTAACACAATCGGAGAATATGAGCATCAAACGATCCACCAAAGATTAAGAGAATTATTCATATCACAAAATCCGAGATAAAAAATTTGATTCGGCTAAATAAAATGACgtatcaaacaaaatacaacaccaactcaaatttaagtgttgaaaataaaaatatgacacCCTCCAATGCTAAAAGATCATCAAATGTACTAgaatgttttttcaaataagttatttttccTGTTATCATCTACTCTtatcattaaaactattatatatatttaatattataattcattttttttttaaattataattcagatttatttataaattatttcatttttacaatcctactaaatatatttttggatcataatttatataaataaaaaattgcatattaaaacttgtttttattataaaatcttatttgcttacattttaaaaatgtagCATTCTTATTTATCCACTTGTTTAATTTAATCAactgaaaaataattcaaataaattatactaaATTTAACCAACAATTCAAgtgtttttttttgtctataATGTGAAGATATTCTTATTAGCATGCATGTTTCATTTTTGTATAGGTGTTagtttataacttaaaaaataactatttgaaaataataaataaataaacaatcatGAAAACACATTGAAATGTTGATTCACATAAAAAGAAACATCTTCCCTTAACTTATATCTTCAATTTTAgccataaattttaaattatactatatatttttcattttaaaagatatatatatatatatattatttaaagtaagctaatatattctcaaatttcaatttacaATGCTATGAGATTTGTagtattgaaatattattttcacttcAAATACAAAACTTTAAAATACGTTAAAATTCTCCAAAATCAAAATGgacaatattattataaataatacataattacttagaagttttttttgttgaccatttaaaaactcaaaatagtaaaatagaaataaaataacatttcaattataagaaaatatgaataaaCTATTCAAAACCCCAAGAAAATAATCAAcatcatttttgtttttatgtcttattttactaaaaaaattatgtgatgTTACAAGAATTTTCGTCTAATTTTtcacataaaattatattattttatttttctcaaagttattttaatttgaatatatctagaaggtttattttttat from Impatiens glandulifera chromosome 5, dImpGla2.1, whole genome shotgun sequence includes:
- the LOC124938747 gene encoding ubiquitin-conjugating enzyme E2 8-like; its protein translation is MASKRILKELKDLQKDPPTSCSAGPVAEDMFHWQATIMGPAESPYSGGVFLVNIHFPPDYPFKPPKVAFRTKVFHPNINSNGSICLDILKEQWSPALTISKVLLSICSLLTDPNPDDPLVPEIAHLYKTDRSKYETSARSWTQKFAMG